In Brevibacillus brevis NBRC 100599, a single genomic region encodes these proteins:
- a CDS encoding MBL fold metallo-hydrolase, whose translation MIRVEQISANIWCIKAWLLIPLRVWIVREEDGVTLIDAGMPFMTKRIMAFIKQLNAGPLKRILLTHGHSDHVGAVKKIAEAESVPVYAHRIEIPYMEGKELYPRRKKLEVNVQPGLAQPLPEDAEGNVAPIGGLQPYLTPGHSPGHVVYYHEQDGVLLAGDLFTSKQGRLHRPMPMFTADMAQALKSSLIIRQLRPRHLEVCHGKPIENPVEQLDDYLKEVSTSFSIPTSVWQS comes from the coding sequence ATGATTAGAGTAGAGCAAATCTCAGCGAACATTTGGTGTATCAAAGCGTGGTTGTTGATTCCTTTGCGGGTCTGGATTGTCAGGGAGGAGGATGGTGTTACGCTGATCGACGCGGGAATGCCATTTATGACGAAGCGGATTATGGCCTTTATCAAGCAGCTGAATGCAGGACCACTCAAACGAATTTTGCTGACGCATGGTCATTCGGATCATGTTGGAGCCGTAAAAAAAATCGCGGAAGCAGAATCCGTACCAGTTTATGCCCATCGAATCGAGATTCCGTATATGGAAGGAAAAGAGCTGTATCCTCGTCGTAAAAAGCTGGAAGTAAACGTCCAGCCTGGCTTGGCTCAGCCTTTGCCAGAGGATGCCGAAGGGAATGTAGCTCCAATTGGTGGACTGCAACCTTATTTGACACCTGGTCATTCTCCGGGGCATGTGGTGTATTATCACGAACAGGATGGAGTGCTTTTGGCTGGAGATTTGTTTACTTCCAAACAAGGCAGATTGCACCGTCCCATGCCGATGTTTACGGCGGATATGGCTCAAGCACTTAAAAGCAGTTTGATCATCCGCCAATTGCGCCCGCGCCATTTGGAAGTATGCCATGGTAAACCGATCGAGAATCCGGTAGAACAGCTCGATGATTATTTAAAAGAGGTCTCTACTTCTTTTTCGATTCCAACGAGTGTTTGGCAATCATAG
- a CDS encoding TetR/AcrR family transcriptional regulator, giving the protein MASKQEIRSEETKRAILTAAADLFATRGFDTVSIREIAKAAGCSHTTLYIYFKDKEALLHHLSKEPLQGLTLQMEETLSKQGRTPEENLREISSQFIHFCMRNRTMYTLFFMIKATRIDVAEPDKELQTLRNQLFDLLRQAVRRCLPSDIEEEKALAHARIYFYTLHGIVGTYTHSEEPLDSLMERLAPTFALSVDVFLAGSQKIMNRE; this is encoded by the coding sequence TTGACGGCGGCAGCAGACCTTTTCGCTACCCGAGGCTTTGATACAGTATCCATCAGAGAAATCGCCAAAGCAGCCGGCTGTTCTCATACAACCCTCTATATTTATTTCAAGGACAAAGAAGCACTGCTTCATCATCTGTCCAAGGAACCTTTGCAAGGCTTGACTCTACAAATGGAAGAAACACTGTCCAAACAGGGAAGAACACCAGAAGAGAATTTGCGTGAAATCAGCAGTCAGTTCATCCACTTTTGCATGCGCAATCGAACGATGTATACCTTGTTCTTCATGATCAAAGCCACTCGGATCGATGTAGCGGAACCGGATAAAGAATTGCAAACGCTGCGCAATCAATTGTTTGATTTGTTGAGGCAGGCTGTAAGGCGATGCTTGCCAAGTGACATCGAGGAAGAAAAAGCGCTTGCCCATGCACGGATTTACTTCTACACGCTGCATGGCATCGTCGGTACGTATACACATTCCGAAGAACCATTGGACAGCTTGATGGAAAGGCTAGCCCCTACATTCGCACTATCCGTAGATGTTTTTCTCGCAGGAAGTCAAAAAATAATGAACAGGGAGTGA
- a CDS encoding RluA family pseudouridine synthase — translation MLEELISFTVDEADAGQTVREVLQKRYGVSRRLLIRAKFKGSITRNGVLVFVNEKLQAGDKIAVMVEEEAEETVAPEDMPLSIRYEDEDLMVIAKPAGLVVHPTGNHPSGTLANGMIAYWKKRGENRKFRAVNRLDKDTSGLMIVAKNQWAHEQFSRMQQIRTLQRTYRAIVQGIVESDDGTINTPIGLAENSFITRQVRPDGQTAVTHYRVLARGEGMSFVEVKLETGRTHQIRVHMSSEGHPLAGDDLYGGEREHIGRQALHAWGLSFVHPRSGLAMSWEEPLPNDMEQLAQQFFPDYLCKEMT, via the coding sequence ATGCTAGAAGAATTAATTAGCTTCACGGTTGATGAGGCAGATGCAGGACAAACCGTGCGAGAAGTCCTGCAAAAGCGGTATGGTGTATCGAGGCGTTTGCTCATTCGTGCCAAGTTTAAAGGCTCCATTACACGGAATGGCGTTCTCGTATTTGTAAACGAAAAATTGCAAGCCGGCGATAAAATAGCAGTCATGGTTGAAGAAGAAGCAGAAGAGACTGTTGCTCCAGAGGACATGCCGCTCTCCATTCGTTACGAGGACGAAGATTTGATGGTCATCGCAAAGCCAGCGGGATTGGTCGTTCATCCGACAGGAAATCATCCCAGTGGCACTTTGGCAAACGGGATGATCGCTTATTGGAAAAAGCGTGGCGAGAACAGAAAGTTCCGGGCGGTGAACCGTTTGGATAAGGATACATCAGGCTTGATGATCGTAGCGAAAAATCAATGGGCGCATGAACAATTCAGCCGCATGCAGCAGATCAGGACGTTGCAGCGGACTTATCGGGCTATCGTCCAAGGAATCGTGGAGTCAGACGACGGTACAATTAATACGCCGATTGGCCTTGCGGAAAACTCATTTATTACCAGACAGGTAAGGCCGGATGGGCAGACAGCTGTTACCCATTATCGTGTGCTTGCCCGAGGGGAAGGAATGAGTTTTGTTGAGGTGAAGCTGGAGACGGGACGTACGCATCAGATTCGCGTACATATGAGCAGTGAAGGGCACCCACTTGCCGGAGATGATCTGTACGGGGGAGAACGGGAGCATATCGGCAGACAAGCTTTGCATGCATGGGGGCTATCCTTTGTTCACCCGCGTAGCGGTCTTGCGATGAGCTGGGAGGAGCCGCTGCCAAATGATATGGAGCAGCTAGCCCAGCAATTTTTTCCCGATTATCTGTGCAAGGAAATGACTTAA
- a CDS encoding fumarylacetoacetate hydrolase family protein: protein MKLVSYRERERDAWRAGLLHEGKVKDIAHACPGAPSTVLGLLEEWADWLPVLQAAHEAQDGWDLEQVELGSPLPRPSSFRDFYAFEAHVMTARAKRGLPMVPEWYHFPVFYFSNAAAFTGTQANIRRPKATEWLDYELEIACVIGKAGVNIPVERAEEHIAGYCILNDWSARDIQREEVKVGLGPAKGKDFATSMGPWLVTPEELADVRLTGEKGSRYDLEMVARINGREYSKGNFKDIHYTFAEMIARASEDCSLYPGDVIGSGTVGTGCILELGTEQYAWLAPGDVVELEVERLGVLRNTIGE, encoded by the coding sequence ATGAAGCTGGTTTCCTATCGAGAAAGGGAAAGGGATGCTTGGCGAGCGGGGCTCTTGCACGAAGGAAAAGTCAAAGATATTGCACATGCTTGTCCGGGGGCGCCGAGTACAGTGCTAGGTTTGCTGGAGGAGTGGGCGGACTGGTTACCTGTTCTCCAAGCGGCACACGAGGCACAGGATGGCTGGGATTTGGAACAAGTCGAGCTAGGTTCGCCACTTCCACGTCCTTCCAGCTTTCGTGACTTTTACGCCTTCGAGGCCCATGTGATGACAGCGCGAGCCAAACGCGGACTGCCGATGGTTCCCGAATGGTATCACTTTCCCGTCTTTTATTTTTCGAATGCAGCAGCTTTTACAGGGACGCAAGCGAATATTCGCAGACCCAAAGCAACCGAGTGGCTGGACTATGAGCTGGAAATTGCCTGCGTGATTGGAAAAGCAGGAGTAAACATTCCAGTAGAACGAGCGGAAGAGCACATCGCAGGATATTGTATCTTAAACGACTGGAGCGCCCGGGATATACAGCGGGAGGAGGTCAAGGTCGGTTTAGGGCCTGCCAAGGGTAAAGACTTCGCAACGTCCATGGGACCGTGGCTGGTTACACCGGAGGAGCTGGCGGATGTACGCCTCACAGGCGAAAAGGGTAGCCGCTACGATCTGGAGATGGTGGCACGCATCAATGGTAGAGAGTATTCGAAAGGAAACTTCAAAGACATTCACTATACATTCGCTGAAATGATTGCCCGTGCCTCGGAGGATTGCTCCTTGTATCCCGGAGATGTTATTGGGTCGGGGACAGTAGGGACTGGCTGCATTTTGGAGCTGGGGACAGAGCAGTATGCTTGGCTTGCGCCAGGTGATGTAGTGGAGCTAGAGGTGGAACGCCTCGGTGTGCTTCGCAATACGATTGGTGAATAG